A DNA window from Pseudomonas sp. GD03919 contains the following coding sequences:
- a CDS encoding DNA translocase FtsK has product MDAPRAQEMAVLKNSTTQITDWRHKLQYRLKEGALIALGAMCLYLLMALLTYNVADPAWDNSVQVERIINAGGSIGAWLSSALFGALGYFAYIFPLLLAAKTWQVFRTRNQPWHWNGWLFSWHSIGLVFLILSGAALGDIHFAAAAGMQGSGGGMLGASLGDLAVHALNVQGSTLIFLALFLFGLTVFTDLSWFRVMDLTGKITLDLLELIHGAITSWWNARSERKQMKIQLRELDERVIEVAAPVVSDRREQARVKERLLEREESLSKHMSERDKRPAPVIATPPVVKAPEPSKRVQKEKQAPLFVDSAVEGTLPPISLLDPAEAKKVEYSPESLKGVGHLLEIKLKEFGVEVAVDSIHPGPVITRYEIQPAAGVKVSRIANLAKDLARSLAVTSVRVVEVIPGKTTVGIEIPNENRQIVRFSEVLSTPEYDEAKSPVTLALGHDIGGKPVITDLAKMPHLLVAGTTGSGKSVGVNAMILSILFKSSPEDAKLIMIDPKMLELSIYEGIPHLLCPVVTDMKEAANALRWSVAEMERRYKLMSKMGVRNLAGFNRKVKDAIEAGEPLTDPLFRRENLDDEAPLLKPLPTIVVVVDEFADMMMIVGKKVEELIARIAQKARAAGIHLILATQRPSVDVITGLIKANIPTRMAFQVSSKIDSRTIIDQGGAEQLLGHGDMLYMPPGTSLPIRVHGAFVSDDEVHRVVEAWKLRGAPDYNEDILAGAEEGGSGFEGGGSGEGGEGSEEDPLYDEAVNFVLESRRASISAVQRKLKIGYNRAARMIEAMEMAGVVSSMNTNGSREVLAPGSSRD; this is encoded by the coding sequence ATGGACGCGCCAAGGGCGCAGGAAATGGCTGTTTTGAAGAATTCCACCACCCAGATTACCGACTGGCGCCACAAGCTTCAGTATCGACTGAAGGAAGGCGCGTTGATCGCCCTGGGCGCGATGTGCCTGTACCTGCTGATGGCACTGTTGACCTATAACGTGGCCGATCCGGCCTGGGACAACAGTGTGCAGGTCGAGCGCATCATCAATGCCGGTGGCAGTATTGGTGCTTGGCTCTCCAGCGCGTTGTTCGGCGCCCTGGGTTACTTCGCCTACATCTTCCCCTTGTTGCTGGCCGCCAAGACCTGGCAGGTGTTTCGCACCCGTAATCAACCCTGGCACTGGAATGGCTGGCTGTTTTCCTGGCACAGCATCGGTCTGGTCTTCCTGATTCTTTCCGGCGCAGCGTTGGGTGACATTCATTTTGCCGCAGCGGCCGGCATGCAGGGTTCCGGCGGCGGCATGCTGGGTGCCAGCCTGGGCGATTTGGCCGTGCATGCGCTGAACGTACAGGGCAGTACGCTGATTTTTCTGGCGCTATTTCTGTTCGGTTTGACCGTATTCACCGACCTGTCCTGGTTCCGCGTGATGGATCTGACCGGCAAGATCACCCTCGATCTGCTTGAACTGATTCACGGTGCCATCACCAGCTGGTGGAACGCCCGCAGCGAACGCAAGCAGATGAAGATTCAGCTGCGCGAGCTGGACGAACGCGTTATCGAGGTGGCCGCGCCGGTGGTGTCCGATCGTCGTGAGCAGGCCAGGGTCAAGGAGCGTCTGCTCGAGCGCGAAGAGTCGCTGAGCAAGCACATGAGCGAGCGTGACAAGCGCCCTGCACCGGTCATCGCCACGCCGCCAGTGGTCAAGGCGCCAGAGCCGAGCAAGCGCGTGCAGAAGGAGAAACAGGCGCCGTTGTTTGTTGACAGCGCGGTGGAAGGCACCTTGCCGCCGATTTCCCTGCTCGACCCGGCGGAAGCCAAGAAGGTCGAGTATTCGCCGGAGTCGCTCAAGGGCGTGGGCCATCTGCTGGAAATCAAGCTCAAGGAGTTCGGCGTCGAGGTCGCGGTGGATTCGATCCACCCGGGCCCGGTGATCACCCGCTACGAAATTCAGCCGGCTGCCGGGGTCAAGGTCAGTCGCATCGCCAACCTGGCCAAGGATCTGGCGCGTTCGCTGGCCGTGACCAGCGTGCGTGTGGTCGAGGTCATTCCGGGCAAGACCACCGTTGGTATCGAGATTCCCAACGAGAACCGCCAGATCGTGCGTTTCTCCGAAGTGCTGTCGACCCCCGAGTATGACGAGGCCAAGTCGCCGGTCACCCTTGCACTGGGGCACGACATCGGCGGCAAACCGGTGATCACCGATCTGGCCAAGATGCCGCACCTGCTGGTGGCTGGCACCACCGGTTCCGGTAAGTCGGTGGGTGTGAACGCGATGATTCTGTCGATTCTGTTCAAGTCCAGCCCGGAAGACGCCAAACTGATCATGATCGACCCGAAAATGCTCGAGTTGTCGATCTACGAGGGCATTCCGCACCTGCTGTGCCCGGTGGTCACCGACATGAAGGAGGCGGCCAACGCCCTGCGTTGGAGCGTCGCCGAGATGGAGCGTCGCTACAAGCTGATGTCGAAGATGGGCGTGCGCAATCTGGCGGGCTTCAACCGCAAGGTCAAGGATGCCATCGAGGCTGGCGAGCCGCTGACTGACCCGCTGTTCCGCCGGGAAAACCTGGACGACGAAGCACCGCTGCTCAAGCCGCTGCCGACCATCGTGGTGGTGGTCGACGAATTTGCTGACATGATGATGATCGTTGGCAAGAAGGTCGAAGAGCTGATCGCGCGTATTGCGCAGAAGGCGCGTGCGGCCGGTATTCACCTGATTCTCGCCACCCAGCGCCCGTCGGTGGACGTGATCACCGGTCTGATCAAGGCCAATATCCCGACCCGCATGGCGTTCCAGGTATCGAGCAAGATCGACTCGCGCACCATCATCGACCAGGGCGGTGCTGAGCAATTGCTTGGCCACGGTGACATGCTCTACATGCCGCCCGGCACCAGCTTGCCTATTCGTGTTCACGGTGCCTTTGTCTCCGACGATGAAGTGCATCGCGTGGTCGAGGCCTGGAAGCTGCGTGGCGCGCCGGATTACAACGAAGATATCCTCGCCGGCGCCGAAGAAGGTGGCAGCGGCTTCGAGGGTGGCGGCAGTGGTGAGGGTGGCGAGGGCAGCGAGGAAGATCCGCTGTACGACGAAGCCGTCAACTTCGTGCTGGAAAGCCGCCGTGCTTCCATTTCCGCCGTGCAGCGCAAGCTGAAGATCGGTTACAACCGCGCCGCGCGGATGATCGAGGCAATGGAAATGGCCGGCGTGGTCAGCTCGATGAACACCAACGGCTCACGTGAAGTGCTGGCGCCCGGTTCATCTCGTGACTGA
- the trxB gene encoding thioredoxin-disulfide reductase codes for MSEVKHSRLIILGSGPAGYSAAVYAARANLKPVVITGIQPGGQLTTTTEVDNWPGDVEGLTGPALMERMQKHAERFDTEIIYDHIHTAELQSRPFVLKGDSGTYSCDALIIATGASAQYLGLPSEEAFSGKGVSACATCDGFFYRNQVVAVIGGGNTAVEEALYLSNIAKEVHLVHRRDKLRSEKILQDKLFGKVENGNMRLHWNHTLDEVLGDQSGVTGVRLKSTLDGSTKELDLAGVFIAIGHKPNTELFVGQLDMHDGYLKIKGGSEGNATATSIEGVFAAGDVADHVYRQAITSAGAGCMAALDVEKFLDSN; via the coding sequence ATGAGCGAAGTCAAGCATTCCCGCCTGATCATCCTGGGTTCCGGTCCTGCCGGTTACAGCGCAGCAGTTTACGCCGCGCGCGCCAATCTCAAACCCGTCGTGATCACCGGCATCCAGCCTGGCGGCCAGCTCACCACCACCACCGAAGTGGACAACTGGCCAGGTGACGTCGAAGGTCTAACCGGCCCGGCACTGATGGAGCGCATGCAGAAGCACGCCGAGCGCTTCGACACCGAGATCATCTACGACCACATTCATACTGCCGAGTTGCAGAGCCGCCCCTTCGTACTCAAGGGCGACAGCGGCACCTACAGCTGCGACGCACTGATCATCGCCACAGGCGCCAGCGCCCAGTACCTGGGTCTGCCCTCGGAAGAAGCCTTCTCCGGCAAGGGCGTCTCGGCATGCGCCACCTGCGACGGCTTCTTCTATCGCAACCAGGTGGTCGCCGTCATCGGCGGCGGTAACACCGCAGTCGAAGAAGCGCTGTATCTGTCCAACATCGCCAAGGAAGTGCACCTGGTACACCGCCGTGACAAGCTGCGTTCGGAGAAGATCCTTCAGGACAAGCTGTTCGGCAAGGTCGAGAACGGCAACATGCGCCTGCACTGGAACCACACCCTCGACGAAGTGCTGGGCGATCAGAGCGGCGTGACCGGCGTACGCCTGAAAAGCACGCTCGACGGCAGCACCAAGGAACTGGACCTGGCCGGCGTATTCATCGCCATCGGCCACAAGCCCAACACCGAGCTGTTCGTCGGCCAACTGGACATGCATGACGGCTACCTGAAGATCAAGGGCGGCAGCGAAGGCAATGCCACCGCCACCAGCATCGAGGGCGTATTTGCCGCTGGCGACGTGGCCGATCACGTCTACCGCCAGGCCATCACCTCGGCCGGCGCCGGCTGCATGGCCGCCCTGGACGTCGAGAAGTTCCTCGACAGCAATTGA
- the aat gene encoding leucyl/phenylalanyl-tRNA--protein transferase, producing MLTWLQRDSLQFPPLAKAMREPNGLLAAGGDLSADRLISAYRHGCFPWFQDGQPILWWSPDPRTVLFPEELHVSRSLAKLLRQQRYRVTFDQDFSAVIAACAEPRAYADGTWITRGMQEAYLQLHERGIAHSVEVWQDDELVGGLYGLAMGQLFFGESMFSRADNASKVGFATLVGKLQQWGFVLIDCQMPTQHLHSFGARAIPRARFAEYLLHHLDLPSQADWLA from the coding sequence ATGCTGACCTGGCTGCAACGTGACTCCCTACAGTTCCCGCCACTGGCCAAAGCCATGCGCGAACCCAACGGCTTGCTGGCGGCCGGCGGCGACCTGAGCGCCGACCGCCTGATCAGCGCCTATCGGCATGGCTGCTTTCCCTGGTTTCAGGATGGCCAGCCGATTCTCTGGTGGTCACCGGATCCGCGCACCGTGCTGTTCCCCGAGGAGCTGCATGTTTCCCGCAGCCTGGCCAAATTGCTACGCCAGCAGCGCTACCGCGTCACCTTCGACCAGGATTTCTCAGCTGTCATAGCCGCCTGTGCCGAGCCGCGCGCTTACGCCGATGGCACCTGGATCACCCGCGGCATGCAGGAGGCCTATCTGCAGTTGCACGAGCGCGGCATCGCTCATTCGGTGGAAGTCTGGCAGGACGACGAGCTGGTCGGCGGGCTTTACGGCCTGGCGATGGGACAGCTGTTCTTCGGCGAATCCATGTTCAGCCGCGCCGACAATGCATCGAAAGTCGGTTTCGCCACCCTTGTCGGCAAGCTGCAGCAATGGGGCTTCGTGCTCATCGACTGTCAGATGCCCACCCAGCACCTGCACAGCTTCGGCGCCAGAGCCATACCCCGCGCCCGCTTTGCCGAGTATCTGCTGCACCATCTCGATCTGCCGAGCCAGGCGGACTGGCTCGCCTAG
- a CDS encoding arginyltransferase, with product MTELARLKFYATQPHPCSYLPEEQATTLFLDPSQPMDVLVYAELSELGFRRSGDHLYRPHCQQCTACIPARIPAAHFTPNRQQRRILKRNEDIVVRCVRPAFTEEYYDLYVRYIEQRHADGDMYPPSRDQFSTFLVRDLPFSRFYEFRLQGRLMAIAVTDLLPNGLSAVYTFYEPTEERRSLGRFAILWQIGETARQGLQAVYLGYWIKNCRKMNYKTQYRPIELFVNQRWTLLT from the coding sequence ATGACCGAGCTGGCCCGCCTGAAGTTCTATGCCACTCAACCCCATCCATGCAGCTATCTGCCCGAAGAACAGGCCACCACCCTGTTTCTCGACCCCAGTCAGCCCATGGATGTGCTGGTCTATGCCGAACTGTCGGAGCTGGGCTTTCGCCGCAGTGGCGATCATCTCTATCGCCCACACTGCCAGCAGTGCACCGCCTGCATTCCGGCACGCATTCCGGCCGCACACTTCACCCCCAACCGGCAACAGCGCCGCATTCTCAAGCGCAATGAAGATATCGTCGTTCGCTGCGTGCGCCCGGCATTCACCGAGGAGTATTACGACCTCTACGTGCGCTATATCGAGCAACGTCACGCCGATGGCGACATGTATCCACCCAGCCGTGATCAGTTTTCTACCTTCCTGGTGCGCGACCTGCCCTTTTCACGCTTTTACGAATTCCGCCTGCAGGGCCGGTTGATGGCGATTGCCGTCACCGACCTTCTGCCGAACGGCCTATCGGCGGTATATACCTTTTATGAGCCGACCGAAGAGCGCCGCAGCCTGGGCCGCTTCGCCATTCTCTGGCAAATTGGCGAGACTGCACGCCAGGGTCTGCAGGCTGTCTATCTCGGCTACTGGATCAAGAATTGCCGCAAGATGAACTACAAGACCCAGTACCGCCCCATCGAACTCTTCGTAAACCAGCGCTGGACGCTGCTGACCTGA
- the infA gene encoding translation initiation factor IF-1 produces the protein MSKEDSFEMEGTVVDTLPNTMFRVELENGHVVTAHISGKMRKNYIRILTGDKVRVELTPYDLSKGRITYRAR, from the coding sequence ATGTCGAAAGAAGACAGCTTCGAAATGGAAGGCACTGTCGTCGACACCCTGCCCAACACCATGTTCCGCGTGGAGTTGGAAAACGGGCACGTCGTTACCGCGCACATCTCCGGCAAGATGCGCAAGAACTACATCCGCATTCTCACTGGTGACAAGGTGCGCGTTGAGCTGACGCCTTATGACTTGAGCAAGGGCCGCATTACCTACCGCGCCCGTTAA
- the clpA gene encoding ATP-dependent Clp protease ATP-binding subunit ClpA gives MLNRELEVTLNLAFKEARAKRHEFMTVEHLLLALLDNEAAASVLRACGANLDKLRHDLQEFIDSTTPLIPQHDEDRETQPTLGFQRVLQRAVFHVQSSGKREVTGANVLVAIFSEQESQAVFLLKQQSVARIDVVNYIAHGISKVPGHGDQHENDQDMQDEEGGESSASGNPLDAYASNLNELARQGRIDPLVGREHEVERVAQILARRRKNNPLLVGEAGVGKTAIAEGLAKRIVDEQVPDLLADSVVYSLDLGALLAGTKYRGDFEKRFKALLNELRKRPHAILFIDEIHTIIGAGAASGGVMDASNLLKPMLSSGEIRCIGSTTFQEFRGIFEKDRALARRFQKVDVVEPSVEDTVGILKGLKARFEQHHHIEYSDEALRAAAELAARYINDRHMPDKAIDVIDEAGAYQRLQPEDKRVARIEVAQVEDIVAKIARIPPKHVSSSDKELLRNLERDLKLTVFGQDAAIDSLATAIKLSRAGLKAPDKPVGSFLFAGPTGVGKTEAARQLAKAMGIELVRFDMSEYMERHTVSRLIGAPPGYVGFDQGGLLTEAITKQPHCVLLLDEIEKAHPEVFNLLLQVMDHGTLTDNNGRKADFRNVILIMTTNAGAETASRASIGFTQQDHSTDAMEVIKKSFTPEFRNRLDTIIQFGRLSHETIKSIVDKFLTELQAQLEDKRVTLEVSDAARSWLAERGYDVLMGARPMARLIQDKIKRPLAEEILFGELAEHGGVVHVDIKDGEPSFEFETAAEVA, from the coding sequence ATGTTGAATCGAGAGCTCGAAGTCACCCTCAATCTGGCTTTCAAGGAGGCCCGTGCCAAGCGTCATGAGTTCATGACGGTCGAGCATCTGCTGCTCGCCCTGCTGGACAACGAAGCGGCTGCCAGTGTCCTGCGGGCCTGTGGGGCCAACCTCGACAAGCTGCGCCATGATCTGCAGGAGTTCATCGACTCCACCACGCCATTGATTCCTCAGCACGATGAAGACCGCGAAACCCAACCGACCCTGGGCTTCCAGCGCGTTCTGCAGCGTGCTGTCTTCCATGTGCAGAGCTCCGGCAAGCGTGAAGTGACCGGCGCCAATGTCCTGGTCGCGATCTTCAGCGAGCAGGAAAGTCAGGCCGTGTTCCTGCTCAAGCAGCAGAGCGTGGCCCGCATCGATGTGGTCAACTACATCGCGCATGGCATCTCCAAGGTGCCGGGGCATGGCGATCAGCACGAGAATGATCAGGACATGCAGGATGAGGAGGGCGGCGAGTCCTCAGCTTCCGGCAATCCGCTGGATGCCTACGCCAGCAACCTCAACGAACTGGCTCGTCAGGGACGTATTGATCCACTGGTCGGTCGCGAGCATGAAGTCGAGCGCGTCGCGCAGATTCTCGCCCGTCGGCGCAAGAACAATCCGCTGCTGGTAGGCGAGGCTGGCGTCGGCAAGACCGCCATTGCCGAAGGTCTGGCCAAACGCATCGTCGACGAGCAGGTGCCTGATCTGCTGGCCGACAGCGTGGTCTATTCCCTGGATCTCGGTGCACTGCTGGCCGGCACCAAGTACCGTGGCGACTTCGAGAAGCGTTTCAAGGCGCTGCTCAATGAGCTGCGCAAGCGCCCACATGCCATCCTGTTCATCGACGAGATTCACACCATCATCGGTGCCGGTGCGGCCTCGGGCGGGGTCATGGATGCCTCCAACCTGCTCAAGCCGATGTTGTCCTCGGGTGAGATTCGCTGCATCGGTTCCACCACCTTCCAGGAATTCCGCGGCATCTTCGAGAAGGATCGTGCACTGGCACGGCGCTTCCAGAAGGTCGATGTGGTCGAGCCGTCGGTAGAGGATACCGTTGGCATTCTCAAGGGGCTCAAGGCGCGCTTCGAGCAGCATCACCATATCGAGTACAGCGACGAGGCACTGCGTGCAGCGGCCGAGCTGGCTGCGCGCTACATCAATGACCGGCACATGCCGGACAAGGCCATCGACGTGATCGACGAGGCGGGCGCCTACCAGCGCCTGCAACCGGAAGACAAGCGTGTGGCGCGTATCGAGGTCGCACAGGTCGAGGATATCGTCGCCAAGATCGCGCGGATTCCGCCGAAGCACGTCTCCAGCTCCGACAAGGAGCTGCTGCGCAATCTGGAGCGTGACCTCAAGCTCACCGTATTCGGTCAGGATGCTGCCATCGATTCGCTGGCAACCGCGATTAAGCTGTCGCGTGCTGGCCTCAAGGCGCCGGACAAGCCGGTCGGCTCATTCCTGTTCGCCGGGCCTACCGGCGTGGGCAAGACCGAGGCAGCGCGGCAGTTGGCCAAGGCCATGGGTATCGAATTGGTACGCTTCGACATGTCCGAGTACATGGAGCGCCATACCGTCTCGCGCCTGATCGGTGCGCCGCCTGGCTATGTCGGTTTCGATCAGGGCGGCCTTTTGACCGAGGCAATCACCAAGCAGCCGCATTGCGTGCTGCTGCTCGATGAAATCGAGAAGGCGCATCCGGAAGTCTTCAACCTGCTGCTGCAGGTGATGGACCACGGTACGCTGACCGACAACAACGGGCGCAAGGCGGACTTCCGCAATGTGATCCTGATCATGACCACCAACGCCGGTGCGGAAACCGCCTCGCGTGCATCGATCGGTTTCACTCAGCAGGATCACTCCACTGATGCCATGGAAGTGATCAAGAAGAGCTTCACGCCGGAGTTCCGCAACCGCCTGGACACCATCATCCAGTTTGGTCGTCTCAGCCACGAAACCATCAAGAGCATCGTCGACAAGTTCCTCACCGAACTGCAGGCGCAGCTGGAAGACAAGCGCGTTACGCTGGAAGTCAGCGACGCGGCGCGCAGCTGGCTGGCCGAGCGCGGTTACGATGTGTTGATGGGTGCGCGGCCTATGGCTCGTTTGATCCAGGACAAGATCAAGCGTCCGCTGGCAGAGGAGATCCTCTTTGGCGAGCTGGCCGAGCATGGCGGCGTGGTGCACGTCGACATCAAGGATGGCGAGCCCAGCTTCGAGTTCGAGACGGCGGCGGAGGTCGCCTGA
- the clpS gene encoding ATP-dependent Clp protease adapter ClpS, translating into MHASSQIRLTFNQDHPAEHEDDSSGIAVQESKPALQAPPMYKVVLFNDDYTPMDFVVEVLETFFGMNRELATKIMLAVHTEGRAVCGVYTRDIAETKAMQVNQYARECQHPLLCEIEKDG; encoded by the coding sequence ATGCATGCAAGTAGCCAGATTCGACTAACATTCAATCAGGATCATCCGGCAGAGCATGAGGACGACTCCTCTGGTATTGCTGTTCAGGAATCCAAGCCAGCATTGCAGGCACCACCGATGTACAAGGTGGTCTTATTCAATGACGACTACACACCGATGGATTTCGTCGTCGAAGTGCTTGAAACATTTTTCGGCATGAACCGGGAGCTAGCGACCAAGATCATGCTGGCCGTCCATACGGAAGGGCGTGCGGTGTGTGGTGTGTACACCCGTGATATTGCGGAAACCAAGGCGATGCAGGTCAATCAGTACGCGCGGGAATGTCAGCATCCGCTACTCTGTGAAATAGAGAAGGACGGTTAA
- the cspD gene encoding cold shock domain-containing protein CspD: MLSGKVKWFNNAKGYGFILADGRDEDLFAHYSAIQMDGYKTLKAGQPVRFEIVQGPKGLHAVNISAVSATQDAPAAAPQAQNIASTVEA, translated from the coding sequence ATGCTCAGTGGTAAGGTCAAGTGGTTCAACAACGCCAAGGGCTATGGATTCATCCTGGCCGATGGCCGAGATGAGGACCTGTTCGCCCACTACTCGGCCATCCAGATGGACGGTTATAAAACGCTCAAGGCCGGCCAGCCGGTTCGCTTCGAGATCGTGCAAGGCCCCAAAGGACTGCATGCAGTCAACATCAGTGCAGTTAGCGCGACCCAGGACGCCCCTGCGGCCGCACCCCAGGCGCAAAATATTGCGAGCACTGTCGAAGCCTGA
- the ltrA gene encoding group II intron reverse transcriptase/maturase: MPADSAQTPMASVTWTKAEPNALMERVLSPANLRRAYRRVVNNRGAPGADGLSVDELAGYLKQYWPSLRERLQTGEYQPHGVRAVNIPKPEGGVRTLGIPSVLDRLIQQALLQQLTPLFEPLFSDFSYGFRPGRSAHQAIEMARAHVASGYRWSVELDLEKFFDRVDHDLLMDLLARQVEDPRVRRLVRRYLEAGVMAGGLVSLRREGTPQGGPLSPLLSNILLNELDQELSRRGHRFVRYADDANVYVRSRQAGERVLASLERFLEQRLRLRLNRAKSQVIRPWRSSYLGYGMTVHRQPKLRIAGSSLQRLRERVKSLLRARRGSQLTWLIERLNPVLRGWSSYFKLSQSKRPVEELDGWVRRLLRNVLWRHWKRPVTRARNLMRLGLPEERAWKSATNGRGPWWNAGALHLRQALPKKRWDALGLVSILDTITRLSRMA, translated from the coding sequence ATGCCGGCTGACAGTGCGCAGACACCGATGGCGTCTGTAACGTGGACGAAAGCGGAGCCGAACGCGCTGATGGAGCGGGTGCTGTCGCCGGCGAACCTGAGGCGTGCGTATCGACGGGTGGTGAACAACCGGGGCGCACCGGGGGCCGATGGCCTGTCGGTGGACGAACTCGCGGGCTACCTGAAGCAGTATTGGCCGTCCCTGCGGGAGCGGCTGCAGACGGGTGAATACCAGCCGCACGGCGTCCGTGCGGTGAACATTCCCAAGCCCGAGGGCGGGGTCAGAACGCTGGGGATACCCAGCGTGCTGGATCGCCTGATCCAGCAGGCGCTGCTGCAGCAACTGACGCCGCTTTTCGAACCGCTGTTCTCGGACTTCAGCTACGGCTTTCGTCCGGGGCGCAGCGCGCACCAGGCCATCGAAATGGCCCGCGCCCATGTGGCGTCGGGCTATCGCTGGAGCGTGGAACTGGACCTGGAGAAATTCTTCGACCGGGTCGACCACGATCTGCTGATGGATCTGCTGGCGCGTCAGGTCGAAGACCCGCGTGTGCGGCGGCTGGTTCGGCGCTACCTGGAAGCCGGTGTCATGGCGGGTGGGCTCGTGAGCCTGCGACGAGAAGGCACGCCGCAAGGCGGGCCGCTCTCGCCCCTGCTCTCGAACATCCTGCTGAACGAGCTGGACCAGGAGCTGAGCCGGCGCGGCCATCGCTTCGTGCGCTATGCCGACGACGCGAACGTCTACGTCCGCAGTCGGCAGGCGGGCGAGCGGGTGCTGGCCAGTCTGGAGCGTTTCCTGGAGCAGCGGCTGCGGTTGCGGTTGAACCGGGCCAAGAGCCAGGTCATCCGCCCGTGGCGCAGCAGTTACCTGGGCTACGGCATGACCGTGCACCGGCAGCCGAAACTGCGGATTGCCGGCAGCAGCCTGCAGCGCCTGCGCGAACGGGTGAAAAGCCTGCTACGTGCTAGGCGGGGTAGTCAGCTGACCTGGCTGATCGAGCGGCTCAACCCGGTTCTGCGTGGCTGGAGCAGCTACTTCAAGCTGAGCCAGAGCAAGCGGCCTGTGGAAGAGCTGGATGGCTGGGTGCGGCGGTTGCTGCGCAATGTGCTGTGGCGGCACTGGAAACGACCGGTTACCCGGGCACGCAATCTGATGCGGCTGGGCTTACCGGAGGAGCGGGCCTGGAAGTCGGCCACCAACGGGCGCGGCCCCTGGTGGAACGCCGGCGCCTTGCACCTGCGGCAGGCGCTGCCGAAGAAACGCTGGGATGCGCTTGGACTGGTGTCAATACTGGATACGATCACTCGGCTTAGCCGTATGGCCTGA
- the icd gene encoding NADP-dependent isocitrate dehydrogenase encodes MGYQKIQVPASGDKITVNADMSLNVPDNPIIPFIEGDGIGVDISPVMIKVVDAAVEKAYGGARKISWMEVYAGEKATQVYDQDTWLPKETLEAVRDYVVSIKGPLTTPVGGGIRSLNVALRQELDLYVCLRPVRWFEGVPSPVKKPGDVDMVIFRENSEDIYAGVEWKAGSPEAEKVIKFLTEEMGVKKIRFTDMCGIGIKPVSEVGTKRLVRKALQYAVDNDRSSVTLVHKGNIMKFTEGAFKEWGYEIAREEFGAELLDGGPWMQFKNPRTGKNIVIKDVIADAMLQQILLRPAEYDVIATLNLNGDYLSDALAAEVGGIGIAPGANLSDSVAMFEATHGTAPKYAGQDKVNPGSMILSAEMMLRHMGWSEAADLIIKGTNGAIAAKTVTYDFERLMEGAKLMSCSEFGDAMISHM; translated from the coding sequence ATGGGATACCAAAAGATCCAGGTGCCAGCCAGCGGTGACAAAATCACCGTCAACGCCGATATGTCGTTGAACGTTCCCGATAATCCGATCATCCCGTTCATCGAGGGTGATGGTATCGGCGTCGATATTTCTCCGGTGATGATCAAGGTGGTCGACGCTGCCGTCGAAAAAGCCTATGGCGGCGCTCGCAAGATCTCCTGGATGGAAGTTTATGCCGGTGAGAAGGCGACCCAGGTTTACGATCAGGACACCTGGCTGCCGAAAGAAACCCTCGAAGCCGTGCGTGATTACGTGGTCTCGATCAAAGGCCCGCTGACCACGCCCGTTGGTGGTGGCATTCGCTCGCTGAACGTGGCCCTGCGCCAGGAGCTCGACCTTTATGTCTGCCTGCGCCCGGTGCGCTGGTTCGAGGGCGTACCCAGCCCGGTGAAGAAACCGGGTGACGTGGACATGGTGATCTTCCGCGAGAACTCCGAAGACATCTATGCCGGCGTTGAGTGGAAGGCCGGCAGCCCTGAAGCCGAGAAAGTCATCAAGTTCCTCACCGAGGAGATGGGCGTCAAGAAGATCCGCTTCACCGACATGTGCGGTATCGGCATCAAACCGGTCTCCGAAGTGGGCACCAAACGCCTGGTGCGCAAGGCGCTGCAGTATGCCGTGGATAACGACCGCAGCTCGGTGACCCTGGTGCACAAGGGCAACATCATGAAGTTCACCGAAGGCGCCTTCAAGGAATGGGGTTACGAGATCGCCCGCGAGGAGTTCGGCGCCGAGTTGCTCGATGGTGGCCCATGGATGCAGTTCAAGAATCCGCGCACCGGCAAGAACATCGTGATCAAGGACGTGATCGCTGACGCCATGCTGCAACAGATCCTGCTGCGTCCGGCTGAATATGACGTGATTGCCACGCTCAACCTCAATGGCGACTATCTGTCCGATGCGCTGGCGGCCGAGGTGGGGGGTATCGGCATCGCGCCGGGTGCCAACCTGTCCGACTCGGTGGCCATGTTCGAAGCGACGCACGGTACGGCGCCCAAGTACGCTGGCCAGGACAAGGTCAACCCGGGCTCGATGATCCTCTCAGCCGAGATGATGCTGCGCCACATGGGCTGGTCGGAAGCGGCCGATCTGATCATCAAGGGCACCAATGGTGCCATCGCCGCGAAAACCGTTACCTACGACTTCGAGCGATTGATGGAAGGGGCGAAGCTGATGTCCTGCTCCGAGTTCGGCGATGCGATGATCAGCCATATGTAA